The Cucumis melo cultivar AY chromosome 6, USDA_Cmelo_AY_1.0, whole genome shotgun sequence genome includes a region encoding these proteins:
- the LOC103493347 gene encoding NAC transcription factor 56, which yields MESTDSSAGPQQPNLPPGFRFHPTDEELVVHYLKKKANSSPLPVAIIAEVDLYKFDPWELPAKATFGEQEWYFFSPRERKYPNGARPNRAATSGYWKATGTDKPVLAADGSNQKVGVKKALVFYGGKPPKGIKTNWIMHEYRLADNKPCINKPPGYDLANKKNSLKLDDWVLCRIYKKNNSHRPMDQEREDSMEEMIGSIPHSLRLNDQYPKLGINYTTLLENDQNLLQGIVANNSNDNNNNGALSNATNSKRPASLFWTDEDQDHSGISSNKRLHFENTTTDGASTSITRTHSSNHNNLQSSTSSFTTLLTNLPQTPPPPMHHHGGAHSVLASIGDGLFRPAYQIPGANWYS from the exons ATGGAGAGCACCGACTCATCGGCCGGCCCACAGCAGCCGAATTTACCGCCTGGGTTCCGATTTCACCCGACCGATGAAGAGCTCGTCGTTCACTATCTCAAAAAGAAAGCCAATTCTTCCCCTTTGCCCGTCGCCATCATCGCTGAGGTCGATCTCTACAAATTCGATCCTTGGGAGCTTCCGG CAAAAGCTACGTTTGGAGAACAGGAATGGTACTTCTTTAGTCCAAGGGAAAGGAAGTACCCAAATGGCGCGCGACCGAATCGAGCAGCGACGTCTGGGTATTGGAAGGCGACGGGGACGGATAAGCCGGTGTTGGCCGCGGATGGAAGTAATCAGAAAGTTGGGGTGAAAAAGGCGCTAGTATTCTACGGCGGAAAGCCGCCTAAAGGAATCAAAACCAATTGGATTATGCATGAATATAGGTTGGCGGATAATAAGCCTTGTATCAATAAGCCTCCTGGCTATGATTTGGCCAACAAGAAAAACTCTTTGAAG CTCGATGATTGGGTATTATGCCGAATATACAAGAAGAACAACTCACATAGGCCAATGGATCAAGAAAGGGAAGATTCAATGGAAGAAATGATAGGATCAATACCACATTCCTTGAGGCTAAATGATCAATATCCAAAGTTGGGTATTAATTACACTACATTGcttgaaaatgaccaaaatTTGCTTCAAGGAATAGTGGCCAACAATAgcaatgataataataataatggagcTCTTAGCAATGCTACCAATTCAAAACGTCCTGCCTCTCTTTTTTGGACTGATGAAGATCAAGATCATTCAGGTATTTCATCAAACAAGAGATTACATTTTGAAAACACTACTACTGATGGGGCTTCTACTTCCATTACAAGGACTCATAGTAGTAATCACAATAATCTCCAAAGTTCAACTTCCTCCTTCACCACTCTACTCACCAACCTCCCGCAAACGCCACCCCCACCTATGCACCACCACGGTGGCGCACACTCCGTCCTTGCTTCCATTGGAGATGGCCTTTTCCGTCCTGCATATCAAATCCCAGGTGCAAATTGGTACTCTTAG
- the LOC103493349 gene encoding peptidyl-prolyl cis-trans isomerase CYP37, chloroplastic isoform X2 — protein sequence MAVLYSPDTKVPRTGELALRRAIPANTSMKAIQDSLEEISYLLRIPQRKPYGTMEGNVKKALKLAVDEKDLILGSIPSESKEKGLSIYTTLIEGKGGLQTLLQSIKANDPDKVSVGLASSLDTVAELELLQAPGLSFLLPAQYLKYPRLTGRGTVEFTIEKGDGSSFSPQAGGETSNTATVQVVVDGYSAPLTAGNFAKLVVDGAYDGSKLSSTSQAILSENSQDKNKGYSIPLEIKPSGQFEPLYRTTLSVQDGELPVLPLSVYGAVAMAHNEDSEEYSSPHQFFFYLYDKRNSGLGGLSFDEGQFSVFGYTTVGRDILPQIKTGDIIRSAKLVEGRDRLVLPNKN from the exons ATGGCAGTGCTCTATTCACCGGACACCAAGGTTCCTAGAACAGGAGAACTTGCATTAAGGAGAGCAATTCCGGCAAACACAAGCATGAAGGCAATACAG GACTCTTTAGAAGAGATATCATATTTGCTAAGGATTCCACAAAGAAAACCTTATGGAACCATGGAGGGTAATGTGAAGAAAGCTCTCAAG CTGGCAGTTGATGAGAAGGACTTGATTTTAGGAAGTATACCATCAGAGTCGAAGGAAAAAGGTTTATCAATATACACAACTCTAATTGAAGGCAAG GGTGGACTGCAAACTCTCCTCCAAAGCATTAAGGCTAATGACCCTGATAAAGTGTCTGTAGGACTTGCATCATCACTTGATACTGTTGCGGAGTTGGAGTTGTTGCAG GCTCCTGGATTGTCATTTTTATTGCCCGCTCAATACTTGAAGTATCCAAG GCTGACAGGGAGAGGAACTGTTGAATTTACCATTGAGAAAGGAGATGGTTCATCTTTTTCCCCACAAGCAGGTGGTGAAACTAGCAATACAGCCACAGTTCAG GTTGTTGTGGATGGATATTCAGCACCACTCACTGCAGGGAATTTTGCAAAACTG GTAGTTGATGGAGCTTATGATGGATCAAAACTCAGCTCTACTAGTCAAGCTATTCTTTCTGAAAATAGTCAGGATAAGAACAAAGGCTATAGCATTCCCTTGGAAATAAAGCCATCAGGACAATTCGAACCCTTATACCGAACAACCCTCAGTGTGCAG GATGGAGAATTGCCGGTTTTACCTCTGTCTGTGTATGGAGCAGTTGCAATGGCACATAATGAAGATTCAGAGGAATATTCTTCACCACATCAATTCTTCTTCTATCTGTATGATAAAAGAAAT TCTGGCTTGGGAGGACTATCCTTTGATGAAGGGCAATTTTCAGTTTTTGG ATACACAACCGTTGGAAGAGACATACTTCCTCAGATCAAAACTGGAGACATAATTCGATCTGCGAAACTTGTTGAAGGTCGAGATCGCCTCGTTCTACCAAATAAGAATTGA
- the LOC103493348 gene encoding uncharacterized protein LOC103493348, producing MASVHATAPQTFTSFTTAKRAPAPSHPRPAINFHVPKLPQRSIFSRNGRKSNWALNSAVEEFDVIPLRSSDSTDQQEGLAVGRAERDGAEGELGSAVGGFGELSLGGAGEIQGFSSSASVGDGGGTESGEMERVMIDRIINATIVLAAGSYALTKLLTIDQDYWHGWTLYEILRYAPQHNWSAYEEALKTHPVLAKMVISGVVYSLGDWIAQCFEGKPLFEFDRTRMFRSGLVGFSLHGSLSHYYYHFCEGLFPFQDWWVVPAKVAFDQTAWSAVWNSIYFVVLGFLRLESPVSIFNELKATFWPMLTAGWKLWPFAHLITYGVIPVEQRLLWVDCVELIWVTILSTYSNEKSEARISEVATDSSSDSLPTDSTQS from the exons ATGGCTTCGGTACACGCCACGGCTCCTCAGACCTTCACTTCCTTCACCACTGCAAAACGAGCTCCGGCGCCCTCTCATCCGCGACCCGCCATCAATTTCCACGTGCCCAAGCTTCCACAGCGTTCTATTTTCTCCAGAAATGGGCGGAAGTCGAATTGGGCGTTGAACTCCGCCGTGGAAGAGTTCGATGTTATCCCGTTGCGGAGTTCTGATTCTACCGACCAACAGGAAGGGCTGGCGGTGGGTCGGGCGGAGAGGGATGGCGCGGAGGGAGAACTGGGGAGTGCGGTAGGAGGATTCGGCGAGCTCTCGTTGGGAGGCGCTGGTGAAATTCAGGGGttttcttcttctgcttctgttGGCGATGGCGGCGGAACAGAGAGCGGGGAAATGGAGAGGGTTATGATTGATCGGATTATCAATGCCACCATTGTTCTTGCGGCGGGTTCTTATGCTCTCACCAAGTTGCTTACCATCGATCAAGATTATTGGCAT GGATGGACACTTTATGAAATACTGAGATACGCCCCTCAACACAACTGGAGTGCTTATGAGGAAGCTCTTAAGACGCACCCTGTCCTTGCTAAGATGGTGATTAGTGGAGTGGTGTACTCTCTTGGAGATTGGATTGCGCAG TGTTTTGAAGGAAAACCTCTGTTTGAATTTGATCGCACACGCATGTTCAGATCAGGCCTCGTTGGCTTTTCTTTACACGGTTCCCTTTCCCACTACTACTATCATTTTTGTGAG ggtctttttccttttcaagaTTGGTGGGTAGTTCCTGCAAAAGTAGCCTTCGATCAAACGGCATGGTCGGCAGTTTGGAACAGTATTTATTTCGTGGTATTAGGTTTCCTGCGGCTTGAGTCCCCAGTTTCTATATTTAATGAACTAAAGGCGACATTTTGGCCTATGCTTACT GCGGGTTGGAAACTTTGGCCATTTGCTCATCTCATCACATACGGTGTTATTCCTGTAGAACAAAGACTCCTGTGGGTTGATTGTGTGGAGCTTATCTGGGTGACCATACTCTCAAC TTACTCAAACGAAAAATCGGAGGCCAGAATCTCTGAGGTAGCAACAGATTCGAGTTCAGATTCTCTTCCCACAGATTCGACTCAG AGCTAA